From a region of the Tachypleus tridentatus isolate NWPU-2018 chromosome 1, ASM421037v1, whole genome shotgun sequence genome:
- the LOC143254305 gene encoding putative peptidoglycan muropeptide transporter SLC46 isoform X1, whose translation MSSKLVNNYKNKNYLKFFKNKLSSFWKVSRVRKPMKLRSLHHPHLLIDPVIGGLFAIHTSIYSLVNILFSYKLCEKETKTSCLETAFNESGNYSLNQTDADTLTFYFRIIEMVVALIPCLYFASWSDKHGRKSCFLIPFSGSILRDLGLIIATNVIDIEARWILVAAVPSGFTGSYILFLIAAFCRVSDTNDHRSRTYHFGVLIGSCTLGIAVGTLIGCHWRSMIPLYLFKTVCTSVFTLSICINVTLIILVVLFMDETVQQLGDFDGSCWRGIIAPSNLAGCLNAVFKKRTHNFRFFILILLFAFIIGRMAFYGEMAMMPKYYGTNFSWTEKTSMVFESVNGLLQAVVVLLIVATARSFYFEDASLGIVGSFGITLSSLLQALSPSFILAILAFFARSLALLVPTATLSLLSKLSDSREYGSLFGSFGALELVLPTVSTIISKGIFQASLPDYPEQIFLFFVFLTSITLLVFLYVRRNLHPELLGHIESSERIPLVEQLDIVKGEIF comes from the exons ATGAGTAGCAAACTggtgaataattataaaaataaaaattatttaaaattttttaaaaataaattgtcatCATTTTGGAAAGTAAGCAG aGTAAGAAAACCAATGAAGTTGAGAAGCTTACACCACCCTCACTTACTAATAGATCCTGTGATAGGTGGCCTTTTTGCCATTCATACTTCCATCTATTCACTTGTAAATATCCTGTTTTCATATAAACTGTgtgaaaaagaaaccaaaacatcTTGTTTAGAAACTGCTTTTAATGAAAGTGGCAACTATTCATTAAATCAAACAGATGCAGATacacttacattttattttagaataattgaAATGGTAGTAGCTCTTATTCCTTGTTTGTATTTTGCGTCTTGGAGTGACAAACATGGGAGAAAATCGTGTTTTCTTATTCCTTTTAGTGGTTCCATTCTTCGGGATCTTGGACTTATTATTGCTACTAATGTGATAGATATAGAAGCAAGGTGGATTCTTGTTGCAGCTGTTCCAAGTGGTTTTACTGGGAGCTACATTCTTTTCCTTATAGCAGCATTTTGTCGTGTCTCAGACACCAATGACCATCGTTCTAGAACATATCATTTTGGGGTATTAATTGGCAGTTGTACACTGGGAATTGCTGTAGGAACCTTAATAGGATGCCACTGGAGATCTATGATCCCTCTTTATTTGTTCAAGACTGTCTGTACTTCTGTCTTTACTCTGTCCATCTGTATTAATGTTACATTAATTATCTTGGTGGTACTTTTTATGGATGAGACTGTGCAACAACTAGGGGATTTTGATGGAAGTTGTTGGAGAGGAATCATTGCCCCCAGCAATCTGGCTGGTTGCTTAAATGCTGTCTTTAAGAAAAGAACCCATAACTTCCGATTTTTCATTTTGATCCTATTATTTGCATTCATCATTGGGCGTATGGCTTTTTATG GTGAGATGGCTATGATGCCAAAGTATTATGGTACTAATTTTTCATGGACGGAGAAGACTTCCATGGTGTTTGAAAGTGTAAATGGCCTACTGCAGGCTGTTGTAGTTCTTTTGATTGTGGCTACAGCTAGAAGTTTCTATTTTGAAGATGCATCTTTAGGTATAGTTGGTTCTTTTGGAATTACATTATCTTCACTTCTACAAGCTTTGAGTCCCAGTTTCATTCTTGCAATCTTAG CTTTTTTTGCACGATCTCTTGCTTTGTTGGTTCCAACTGCAACTTTATCATTGCTATCAAAACTGTCTGATAGCAGAGAATATG gaAGCTTATTTGGTAGTTTTGGGGCTCTAGAACTTGTGTTACCCACTGTATCCACCATCATCTCTAAAGGGATTTTTCAAGCTTCATTACCAGATTATCCTGaacagatatttttgttttttgtttttttaacaagtattacACTTCTTGTATTTCT CTATGTTCGTCGCAACTTGCATCCAGAGCTATTGGGACACATTGAAAGCTCTGAGAGAATTCCTCTTGTTGAGCAGCTGGATATTGTTAAAGGAGAAATTTTCTAG
- the LOC143254305 gene encoding putative peptidoglycan muropeptide transporter SLC46 isoform X2, whose translation MSSKLVNNYKNKNYLKFFKNKLSSFWKVSRVRKPMKLRSLHHPHLLIDPVIGGLFAIHTSIYSLVNILFSYKLCEKETKTSCLETAFNESGNYSLNQTDADTLTFYFRIIEMVVALIPCLYFASWSDKHGRKSCFLIPFSGSILRDLGLIIATNVIDIEARWILVAAVPSGFTGSYILFLIAAFCRVSDTNDHRSRTYHFGVLIGSCTLGIAVGTLIGCHWRSMIPLYLFKTVCTSVFTLSICINVTLIILVVLFMDETVQQLGDFDGSCWRGIIAPSNLAGCLNAVFKKRTHNFRFFILILLFAFIIGRMAFYGEMAMMPKYYGTNFSWTEKTSMVFESVNGLLQAVVVLLIVATARSFYFEDASLGIVGSFGITLSSLLQALSPSFILAILGSLFGSFGALELVLPTVSTIISKGIFQASLPDYPEQIFLFFVFLTSITLLVFLYVRRNLHPELLGHIESSERIPLVEQLDIVKGEIF comes from the exons ATGAGTAGCAAACTggtgaataattataaaaataaaaattatttaaaattttttaaaaataaattgtcatCATTTTGGAAAGTAAGCAG aGTAAGAAAACCAATGAAGTTGAGAAGCTTACACCACCCTCACTTACTAATAGATCCTGTGATAGGTGGCCTTTTTGCCATTCATACTTCCATCTATTCACTTGTAAATATCCTGTTTTCATATAAACTGTgtgaaaaagaaaccaaaacatcTTGTTTAGAAACTGCTTTTAATGAAAGTGGCAACTATTCATTAAATCAAACAGATGCAGATacacttacattttattttagaataattgaAATGGTAGTAGCTCTTATTCCTTGTTTGTATTTTGCGTCTTGGAGTGACAAACATGGGAGAAAATCGTGTTTTCTTATTCCTTTTAGTGGTTCCATTCTTCGGGATCTTGGACTTATTATTGCTACTAATGTGATAGATATAGAAGCAAGGTGGATTCTTGTTGCAGCTGTTCCAAGTGGTTTTACTGGGAGCTACATTCTTTTCCTTATAGCAGCATTTTGTCGTGTCTCAGACACCAATGACCATCGTTCTAGAACATATCATTTTGGGGTATTAATTGGCAGTTGTACACTGGGAATTGCTGTAGGAACCTTAATAGGATGCCACTGGAGATCTATGATCCCTCTTTATTTGTTCAAGACTGTCTGTACTTCTGTCTTTACTCTGTCCATCTGTATTAATGTTACATTAATTATCTTGGTGGTACTTTTTATGGATGAGACTGTGCAACAACTAGGGGATTTTGATGGAAGTTGTTGGAGAGGAATCATTGCCCCCAGCAATCTGGCTGGTTGCTTAAATGCTGTCTTTAAGAAAAGAACCCATAACTTCCGATTTTTCATTTTGATCCTATTATTTGCATTCATCATTGGGCGTATGGCTTTTTATG GTGAGATGGCTATGATGCCAAAGTATTATGGTACTAATTTTTCATGGACGGAGAAGACTTCCATGGTGTTTGAAAGTGTAAATGGCCTACTGCAGGCTGTTGTAGTTCTTTTGATTGTGGCTACAGCTAGAAGTTTCTATTTTGAAGATGCATCTTTAGGTATAGTTGGTTCTTTTGGAATTACATTATCTTCACTTCTACAAGCTTTGAGTCCCAGTTTCATTCTTGCAATCTTAG gaAGCTTATTTGGTAGTTTTGGGGCTCTAGAACTTGTGTTACCCACTGTATCCACCATCATCTCTAAAGGGATTTTTCAAGCTTCATTACCAGATTATCCTGaacagatatttttgttttttgtttttttaacaagtattacACTTCTTGTATTTCT CTATGTTCGTCGCAACTTGCATCCAGAGCTATTGGGACACATTGAAAGCTCTGAGAGAATTCCTCTTGTTGAGCAGCTGGATATTGTTAAAGGAGAAATTTTCTAG
- the LOC143254305 gene encoding putative peptidoglycan muropeptide transporter SLC46 isoform X3, protein MKLRSLHHPHLLIDPVIGGLFAIHTSIYSLVNILFSYKLCEKETKTSCLETAFNESGNYSLNQTDADTLTFYFRIIEMVVALIPCLYFASWSDKHGRKSCFLIPFSGSILRDLGLIIATNVIDIEARWILVAAVPSGFTGSYILFLIAAFCRVSDTNDHRSRTYHFGVLIGSCTLGIAVGTLIGCHWRSMIPLYLFKTVCTSVFTLSICINVTLIILVVLFMDETVQQLGDFDGSCWRGIIAPSNLAGCLNAVFKKRTHNFRFFILILLFAFIIGRMAFYGEMAMMPKYYGTNFSWTEKTSMVFESVNGLLQAVVVLLIVATARSFYFEDASLGIVGSFGITLSSLLQALSPSFILAILAFFARSLALLVPTATLSLLSKLSDSREYGSLFGSFGALELVLPTVSTIISKGIFQASLPDYPEQIFLFFVFLTSITLLVFLYVRRNLHPELLGHIESSERIPLVEQLDIVKGEIF, encoded by the exons ATGAAGTTGAGAAGCTTACACCACCCTCACTTACTAATAGATCCTGTGATAGGTGGCCTTTTTGCCATTCATACTTCCATCTATTCACTTGTAAATATCCTGTTTTCATATAAACTGTgtgaaaaagaaaccaaaacatcTTGTTTAGAAACTGCTTTTAATGAAAGTGGCAACTATTCATTAAATCAAACAGATGCAGATacacttacattttattttagaataattgaAATGGTAGTAGCTCTTATTCCTTGTTTGTATTTTGCGTCTTGGAGTGACAAACATGGGAGAAAATCGTGTTTTCTTATTCCTTTTAGTGGTTCCATTCTTCGGGATCTTGGACTTATTATTGCTACTAATGTGATAGATATAGAAGCAAGGTGGATTCTTGTTGCAGCTGTTCCAAGTGGTTTTACTGGGAGCTACATTCTTTTCCTTATAGCAGCATTTTGTCGTGTCTCAGACACCAATGACCATCGTTCTAGAACATATCATTTTGGGGTATTAATTGGCAGTTGTACACTGGGAATTGCTGTAGGAACCTTAATAGGATGCCACTGGAGATCTATGATCCCTCTTTATTTGTTCAAGACTGTCTGTACTTCTGTCTTTACTCTGTCCATCTGTATTAATGTTACATTAATTATCTTGGTGGTACTTTTTATGGATGAGACTGTGCAACAACTAGGGGATTTTGATGGAAGTTGTTGGAGAGGAATCATTGCCCCCAGCAATCTGGCTGGTTGCTTAAATGCTGTCTTTAAGAAAAGAACCCATAACTTCCGATTTTTCATTTTGATCCTATTATTTGCATTCATCATTGGGCGTATGGCTTTTTATG GTGAGATGGCTATGATGCCAAAGTATTATGGTACTAATTTTTCATGGACGGAGAAGACTTCCATGGTGTTTGAAAGTGTAAATGGCCTACTGCAGGCTGTTGTAGTTCTTTTGATTGTGGCTACAGCTAGAAGTTTCTATTTTGAAGATGCATCTTTAGGTATAGTTGGTTCTTTTGGAATTACATTATCTTCACTTCTACAAGCTTTGAGTCCCAGTTTCATTCTTGCAATCTTAG CTTTTTTTGCACGATCTCTTGCTTTGTTGGTTCCAACTGCAACTTTATCATTGCTATCAAAACTGTCTGATAGCAGAGAATATG gaAGCTTATTTGGTAGTTTTGGGGCTCTAGAACTTGTGTTACCCACTGTATCCACCATCATCTCTAAAGGGATTTTTCAAGCTTCATTACCAGATTATCCTGaacagatatttttgttttttgtttttttaacaagtattacACTTCTTGTATTTCT CTATGTTCGTCGCAACTTGCATCCAGAGCTATTGGGACACATTGAAAGCTCTGAGAGAATTCCTCTTGTTGAGCAGCTGGATATTGTTAAAGGAGAAATTTTCTAG
- the LOC143254305 gene encoding putative peptidoglycan muropeptide transporter SLC46 isoform X4: MKLRSLHHPHLLIDPVIGGLFAIHTSIYSLVNILFSYKLCEKETKTSCLETAFNESGNYSLNQTDADTLTFYFRIIEMVVALIPCLYFASWSDKHGRKSCFLIPFSGSILRDLGLIIATNVIDIEARWILVAAVPSGFTGSYILFLIAAFCRVSDTNDHRSRTYHFGVLIGSCTLGIAVGTLIGCHWRSMIPLYLFKTVCTSVFTLSICINVTLIILVVLFMDETVQQLGDFDGSCWRGIIAPSNLAGCLNAVFKKRTHNFRFFILILLFAFIIGRMAFYGEMAMMPKYYGTNFSWTEKTSMVFESVNGLLQAVVVLLIVATARSFYFEDASLGIVGSFGITLSSLLQALSPSFILAILGSLFGSFGALELVLPTVSTIISKGIFQASLPDYPEQIFLFFVFLTSITLLVFLYVRRNLHPELLGHIESSERIPLVEQLDIVKGEIF, from the exons ATGAAGTTGAGAAGCTTACACCACCCTCACTTACTAATAGATCCTGTGATAGGTGGCCTTTTTGCCATTCATACTTCCATCTATTCACTTGTAAATATCCTGTTTTCATATAAACTGTgtgaaaaagaaaccaaaacatcTTGTTTAGAAACTGCTTTTAATGAAAGTGGCAACTATTCATTAAATCAAACAGATGCAGATacacttacattttattttagaataattgaAATGGTAGTAGCTCTTATTCCTTGTTTGTATTTTGCGTCTTGGAGTGACAAACATGGGAGAAAATCGTGTTTTCTTATTCCTTTTAGTGGTTCCATTCTTCGGGATCTTGGACTTATTATTGCTACTAATGTGATAGATATAGAAGCAAGGTGGATTCTTGTTGCAGCTGTTCCAAGTGGTTTTACTGGGAGCTACATTCTTTTCCTTATAGCAGCATTTTGTCGTGTCTCAGACACCAATGACCATCGTTCTAGAACATATCATTTTGGGGTATTAATTGGCAGTTGTACACTGGGAATTGCTGTAGGAACCTTAATAGGATGCCACTGGAGATCTATGATCCCTCTTTATTTGTTCAAGACTGTCTGTACTTCTGTCTTTACTCTGTCCATCTGTATTAATGTTACATTAATTATCTTGGTGGTACTTTTTATGGATGAGACTGTGCAACAACTAGGGGATTTTGATGGAAGTTGTTGGAGAGGAATCATTGCCCCCAGCAATCTGGCTGGTTGCTTAAATGCTGTCTTTAAGAAAAGAACCCATAACTTCCGATTTTTCATTTTGATCCTATTATTTGCATTCATCATTGGGCGTATGGCTTTTTATG GTGAGATGGCTATGATGCCAAAGTATTATGGTACTAATTTTTCATGGACGGAGAAGACTTCCATGGTGTTTGAAAGTGTAAATGGCCTACTGCAGGCTGTTGTAGTTCTTTTGATTGTGGCTACAGCTAGAAGTTTCTATTTTGAAGATGCATCTTTAGGTATAGTTGGTTCTTTTGGAATTACATTATCTTCACTTCTACAAGCTTTGAGTCCCAGTTTCATTCTTGCAATCTTAG gaAGCTTATTTGGTAGTTTTGGGGCTCTAGAACTTGTGTTACCCACTGTATCCACCATCATCTCTAAAGGGATTTTTCAAGCTTCATTACCAGATTATCCTGaacagatatttttgttttttgtttttttaacaagtattacACTTCTTGTATTTCT CTATGTTCGTCGCAACTTGCATCCAGAGCTATTGGGACACATTGAAAGCTCTGAGAGAATTCCTCTTGTTGAGCAGCTGGATATTGTTAAAGGAGAAATTTTCTAG